A genomic stretch from Schaalia odontolytica includes:
- a CDS encoding Na+/H+ antiporter family protein, with protein MLLFNAVVLSVIVMLVLSIARVHVVISLFVASLVGGLVAGMGISGTMVAFQDGLAGGAKIALSYALLGAFAMSVAHSGLPRLLANWIINRLRNADDSNSARVARSAKWGILGGVLVMGVMSQNLIPIHIAFIPLLVPPLIGVMNELKMDRRMVACAITFGIVTTYMFVPIGFGRIFLHDILYKNIEDAGLPVEGVVNPMAAMAIPALSMAVGCFIALFVSYRKPREYEQRETEFSTGDDKPISMVKVWAAVVALIACFVIQAVLTKMDSDADPLLVGALVGLCLMLAMRVVPWQQADDVFSGGMKMMSLIGLIMITAQGYASVLKASGQIEPLVQQTSAMFNGSKALAAMIMLVVGLIITMGIGSSFSTLPIISAIYVPLCVALGFSPVATVAIIGTAGALGDAGSPASDSTLGPTAGLSVDGQHDHMRDTVIPEFIHYNIPLLVGGWIAAMVL; from the coding sequence ATGTTGCTTTTCAACGCAGTCGTGCTTTCCGTGATCGTCATGCTGGTCCTCAGCATCGCTCGCGTGCACGTCGTCATCTCACTCTTCGTCGCCTCCCTCGTGGGCGGACTCGTGGCCGGAATGGGCATTTCCGGCACCATGGTCGCATTTCAGGACGGCCTGGCCGGAGGCGCGAAGATCGCTCTGTCCTATGCCCTGCTCGGCGCGTTCGCCATGTCGGTCGCCCACTCGGGTTTGCCTCGCCTCCTGGCGAACTGGATCATCAATAGGCTACGCAACGCCGATGATTCGAATTCGGCGCGCGTCGCCCGTTCCGCCAAGTGGGGCATCCTCGGCGGTGTCCTCGTCATGGGCGTGATGAGCCAGAACCTCATTCCGATTCACATCGCCTTCATCCCGCTGCTGGTTCCCCCGCTCATCGGCGTCATGAACGAGCTGAAGATGGACCGACGCATGGTTGCCTGTGCGATCACTTTCGGCATCGTCACGACCTACATGTTCGTACCGATCGGTTTCGGTCGTATCTTCCTGCACGACATTCTCTACAAGAACATTGAGGATGCGGGTCTGCCCGTCGAGGGCGTCGTCAATCCGATGGCCGCCATGGCGATCCCCGCCCTGTCGATGGCGGTGGGTTGCTTCATCGCCCTGTTCGTCTCCTACCGCAAGCCGCGCGAGTACGAGCAGCGCGAGACCGAGTTCAGCACGGGCGATGATAAGCCGATCAGCATGGTGAAGGTGTGGGCGGCCGTCGTCGCCCTCATCGCCTGCTTCGTGATCCAGGCGGTCCTGACCAAGATGGACTCCGATGCCGACCCGCTGCTCGTGGGTGCTCTCGTGGGTCTGTGCCTCATGCTCGCCATGCGTGTCGTCCCGTGGCAGCAGGCCGACGACGTGTTCAGCGGCGGCATGAAGATGATGAGCCTCATCGGCCTCATCATGATCACCGCGCAGGGTTACGCCTCCGTCCTGAAGGCCTCGGGTCAGATCGAGCCTCTCGTCCAGCAGACCTCCGCGATGTTTAACGGTTCGAAGGCGCTGGCCGCCATGATCATGCTTGTTGTCGGCCTGATCATCACGATGGGCATCGGCTCGTCCTTCTCGACCCTGCCGATCATTTCGGCGATCTACGTGCCTCTGTGCGTGGCGCTGGGCTTCTCCCCCGTCGCTACCGTCGCAATCATCGGTACCGCTGGTGCTCTGGGCGACGCAGGTTCGCCCGCATCCGACTCCACGCTTGGCCCGACAGCCGGTCTGAGCGTGGACGGTCAGCACGACCACATGCGCGACACGGTCATCCCGGAATTCATCCACTACAACATCCCGCTGTTGGTCGGCGGGTGGATCGCCGCGATGGTCCTGTAA
- a CDS encoding peptidase C39 family protein — protein sequence MSTTPTSTPIRPGDNVREQLKALRVPDAQAERWAAMGPAMSATLWTFNGHALLEAHRATSAHRTIVDACLLDGGDAGARAIESAQSWEVLIQAVLDAAPGAPLAKAATRDEGSVFEKALGSRGFTAAGVVGSPLSIEEDPDHGHASVRGWVRWNARPEAIPAYVRQKTDFTCGPASALMALAHASGGAPHEVSHGLRDEMELWRESTYSLGVGPYGLAAALARRGQSVEVVVTHEGPIVGLTRAHAASPAVRRAIHHQHVDEARALGVWDRIAALGLEDLRFAVQRGNGVIVLVDLADLNGEQTPHWVYVWGIVGEHALIHDPWNDEQFGETWVETWSEAITLEQLWESAQWEEEERARACIIVHL from the coding sequence ATGAGCACCACCCCGACGTCAACCCCGATCCGGCCCGGCGATAACGTGCGCGAGCAGCTGAAGGCTCTTCGTGTTCCCGACGCGCAGGCCGAGCGATGGGCAGCGATGGGTCCGGCGATGTCCGCGACCCTGTGGACGTTCAACGGGCACGCACTCCTGGAAGCCCACCGGGCGACCTCGGCCCACCGAACGATCGTGGATGCGTGTCTGCTGGACGGTGGCGACGCCGGGGCACGGGCCATCGAGTCTGCTCAATCGTGGGAGGTTCTCATCCAGGCCGTCCTCGATGCTGCTCCGGGTGCCCCGCTTGCGAAGGCTGCGACGCGCGATGAGGGCTCCGTCTTCGAGAAGGCGCTTGGCTCCCGAGGCTTTACTGCCGCAGGGGTGGTCGGCTCGCCGCTGTCCATCGAGGAAGACCCCGACCACGGGCACGCCAGCGTGCGCGGATGGGTTCGGTGGAACGCTCGTCCCGAGGCGATTCCCGCGTATGTGCGGCAGAAAACCGACTTCACGTGCGGCCCGGCCAGTGCGCTCATGGCCCTCGCACACGCCAGCGGAGGTGCCCCTCATGAGGTCAGCCACGGCCTGCGTGACGAGATGGAGCTGTGGCGCGAATCGACGTACTCGCTCGGGGTTGGGCCCTACGGCTTGGCGGCGGCTCTGGCCAGGCGCGGACAGAGCGTCGAGGTAGTCGTCACCCATGAGGGGCCGATCGTTGGGCTGACGCGCGCGCACGCGGCGTCCCCCGCGGTCAGGCGCGCCATCCACCACCAGCACGTGGACGAGGCCAGGGCACTCGGGGTTTGGGACCGGATCGCCGCGTTGGGCCTCGAGGATCTGCGTTTCGCTGTTCAGCGGGGAAATGGCGTCATCGTGCTCGTTGACCTTGCGGATCTCAACGGGGAGCAAACACCCCACTGGGTCTACGTGTGGGGGATCGTCGGCGAGCACGCACTGATTCACGATCCATGGAACGACGAGCAGTTCGGCGAGACCTGGGTCGAAACGTGGTCGGAGGCAATCACGCTCGAGCAGCTCTGGGAATCGGCTCAATGGGAGGAAGAAGAACGCGCCAGAGCCTGCATCATCGTGCACCTGTGA
- a CDS encoding ABC transporter ATP-binding protein yields the protein MSTATIRDSGDGLVASHVSVTDRCGRVIVDDVSVNARSGRTLVIVGESGAGKSMLARTLCALTPSALSPSGTVSLGGEAYDLVADQGRLKKQRGGGIVWLPQDPFTSLAPTLPCGEQITAARTGRRLERAQRARSLLDDVGLDARVARSYPHELSGGMRQRVAIAAALDSEPRVLIADEPTTALDVTTQRDILTLLTRLRNEHDMALVLVTHDLALARQFGDDVIVMKDGQIVEEGPVNEVLTSPVHEYTKRLADAEPRIDGPNPREGKSTSDGVETIVEVRDLTKVFRSRKDSHIALMDVSLDIARGESIGIVGESGSGKTTLARIIIGLEHADSGTVRVNAQADRGPAVGIVFQNPYSALNPARTIGQTLAEAASVAGRPASDVTDLLTAVELPAEYAKHRPSRLSGGERQRVAIARALATLPSVLIADEAVSALDVSVQASILDLLMRLQAERGFALVFITHDLVVARAMCDRLVIMKDGLVVEEGPTEEILHSPSEEYTVQLLSAVPGRDMEAV from the coding sequence ATGAGTACCGCGACGATACGTGACAGCGGCGACGGCCTCGTGGCCTCGCATGTGAGCGTCACCGACCGCTGTGGGCGAGTGATCGTCGACGACGTAAGCGTGAACGCCCGCTCCGGGCGCACCCTCGTCATCGTGGGTGAGTCCGGTGCGGGAAAGTCGATGCTCGCGCGCACGCTCTGCGCTCTCACACCTTCGGCCCTCTCTCCCAGCGGCACGGTGTCGCTGGGCGGGGAAGCCTACGACCTGGTGGCGGACCAGGGGCGTTTGAAGAAGCAACGTGGTGGTGGCATCGTCTGGCTCCCGCAGGATCCCTTCACCTCGCTGGCACCGACGCTGCCGTGCGGTGAGCAAATCACCGCTGCGCGCACCGGCAGGCGCTTAGAGCGAGCCCAGCGCGCACGCTCACTTCTCGATGACGTCGGCCTGGACGCACGTGTCGCTCGCTCGTACCCCCACGAACTGTCGGGCGGAATGCGCCAGCGCGTCGCCATCGCGGCAGCCCTCGACTCTGAGCCGCGCGTCCTCATCGCCGACGAACCGACGACGGCCCTGGATGTTACCACCCAGCGCGACATCCTGACGCTGCTGACGCGCCTGCGCAATGAGCATGACATGGCGCTCGTGCTCGTCACCCACGACCTGGCGCTCGCGCGTCAGTTTGGCGACGACGTCATCGTCATGAAAGACGGTCAGATCGTCGAAGAAGGACCGGTCAATGAGGTCTTGACCTCGCCTGTGCACGAGTACACGAAACGCCTGGCGGACGCCGAACCCCGGATCGATGGTCCCAACCCGCGCGAAGGCAAGTCCACGTCCGACGGCGTAGAAACGATCGTCGAGGTTCGCGACCTCACGAAGGTATTTCGATCTCGTAAGGACTCGCACATTGCCCTCATGGATGTGTCCCTGGACATCGCGCGGGGAGAATCCATCGGCATCGTCGGAGAATCCGGGTCTGGTAAGACGACACTCGCGCGCATCATCATCGGGCTGGAACACGCCGACTCTGGAACGGTCCGCGTCAACGCGCAAGCCGATCGGGGACCGGCCGTCGGCATCGTCTTCCAGAACCCGTATTCGGCCCTCAACCCTGCGCGAACCATCGGGCAGACGCTCGCCGAAGCAGCCTCCGTCGCGGGTCGCCCGGCCAGTGACGTCACCGACCTGCTCACCGCAGTCGAACTCCCGGCAGAGTACGCGAAGCATCGCCCCTCCCGCCTCTCTGGTGGCGAGCGCCAGCGGGTGGCGATTGCGCGTGCGCTGGCAACACTTCCGAGCGTCCTCATCGCGGACGAGGCAGTCTCGGCCCTCGACGTGTCCGTTCAGGCATCCATCCTCGACCTGCTGATGCGCCTGCAGGCGGAGCGGGGATTCGCTCTCGTGTTCATCACCCACGACCTGGTGGTGGCGCGCGCGATGTGCGACCGCCTGGTCATCATGAAAGACGGCCTCGTCGTGGAGGAAGGCCCGACTGAAGAGATCCTGCACAGTCCTTCCGAGGAATACACGGTTCAGCTCCTGAGCGCCGTGCCCGGTCGAGACATGGAGGCCGTATGA
- a CDS encoding ABC transporter permease → MALSFSPRALGRGIGSSTRKIPGSVVLSVAVLVVVAICVVFPSVLVPGALDQNLALGVSPAGTAGHLLGTDKVGRDVLALTVAGARSAIVGPIVIAVGSMVAGLIFGMSAAWRGGLWDACVSRSCEVLLSLPVTLLAIVVAGVIGGSYWVTVGVLIVLFAPSDVRMIRSATLAQKPQPYIEATRVLGLSGPRILAVHILPNITPIVWANLFVNIAFALVSLSGLSYLGLGVGAQDADWGRQLADGRVLLSQNPAASVTAGLAIIVTATAINIAGDWFADHKERDL, encoded by the coding sequence ATGGCGTTGTCGTTTTCTCCGCGCGCCCTGGGACGAGGCATAGGCTCCTCCACGCGCAAGATCCCCGGCTCGGTGGTCCTGTCCGTGGCGGTGCTTGTCGTGGTCGCGATCTGCGTCGTCTTCCCGTCGGTGCTGGTTCCCGGCGCGCTGGACCAGAACCTGGCGCTCGGCGTGAGCCCGGCGGGCACCGCCGGACACCTTCTGGGCACGGACAAGGTCGGACGTGATGTTCTCGCCTTGACGGTCGCCGGCGCGCGCTCAGCGATCGTTGGCCCGATTGTCATCGCCGTCGGGTCAATGGTCGCCGGTCTGATCTTTGGGATGAGCGCGGCCTGGCGCGGCGGGCTGTGGGACGCTTGCGTGTCTCGCTCCTGTGAGGTGCTCCTGTCGCTTCCCGTCACGCTCCTCGCGATCGTCGTCGCCGGTGTGATCGGAGGTAGCTACTGGGTGACGGTCGGGGTCCTCATCGTGCTGTTTGCTCCCTCCGACGTCCGTATGATCCGTTCGGCCACGCTCGCGCAAAAGCCCCAGCCTTACATCGAGGCCACGCGCGTCCTGGGCCTATCGGGTCCGCGCATCCTCGCGGTGCATATCCTGCCGAACATCACGCCGATCGTGTGGGCGAACCTCTTTGTCAACATCGCGTTCGCGCTCGTGTCCCTGTCCGGCCTGTCCTACCTGGGCCTCGGCGTCGGGGCGCAGGATGCCGACTGGGGGCGCCAGCTCGCTGACGGACGAGTCCTCCTCTCTCAAAACCCCGCCGCGTCTGTGACCGCAGGCCTCGCCATCATCGTCACGGCCACAGCGATCAACATTGCGGGTGACTGGTTTGCCGACCACAAGGAGCGTGACCTATGA
- a CDS encoding ABC transporter permease → MLRYILRRLAGAAAVLTLLSFVVFSLLYLVPGDPVKILVGTRRLTPEVRQAVTARYGLDEPLVVRYWHWLTRAVTGDFGDSVRSATPVTDVLASRVSLTAWLTIGAFILAVAVGVPLGIAAARRRGTWVDRTIVGWSVVGVSAPGFALGLVLLYVFGLMLGWFPVFGEGAGLADTLWHLTLPSIALATGIGAMLVRITRAAVGAELGQDYVTFARSRGVPSRRVTAMYVRGAALPIITSAGLILGTLFGSTVLVEEAFSLPGLGQLLADSITYKDVPVVQAIALLVAFVIIVVTLIVDVVAFAVDPRQTIGAGRGA, encoded by the coding sequence ATGCTGCGCTACATACTCCGTCGCCTCGCCGGCGCGGCAGCGGTGCTCACCCTCCTGTCCTTCGTGGTCTTCTCACTCCTGTATCTCGTACCCGGAGACCCCGTGAAGATTCTGGTGGGCACGAGGCGACTGACCCCCGAGGTGCGCCAGGCCGTGACCGCGCGTTACGGTCTGGATGAACCCCTGGTTGTGCGCTACTGGCACTGGCTGACTCGCGCCGTTACCGGCGACTTCGGGGACTCGGTACGTTCCGCAACGCCCGTGACCGACGTGCTCGCCTCGCGCGTGTCACTCACCGCCTGGCTCACTATCGGCGCATTCATCCTCGCCGTCGCCGTCGGTGTCCCCTTGGGGATCGCTGCCGCACGGCGCAGAGGAACGTGGGTCGACCGCACGATCGTCGGATGGTCGGTTGTCGGTGTGTCCGCACCCGGATTCGCTCTCGGCCTCGTGCTGCTGTACGTCTTCGGGCTCATGCTCGGATGGTTCCCCGTCTTTGGCGAAGGCGCGGGCCTCGCCGACACCCTGTGGCACCTCACCCTGCCCTCCATCGCCCTCGCGACCGGAATCGGTGCGATGCTCGTACGCATCACCCGCGCGGCCGTCGGCGCCGAGCTTGGCCAGGACTACGTGACCTTCGCGCGCTCGCGCGGAGTGCCGAGCAGACGCGTCACGGCGATGTACGTGCGGGGAGCGGCCCTACCGATCATCACATCCGCTGGCCTGATCCTCGGGACGCTCTTTGGGTCCACGGTGCTCGTCGAAGAGGCATTCTCCCTGCCCGGCCTCGGACAGCTCCTCGCGGACTCCATCACCTACAAGGACGTTCCCGTTGTGCAGGCCATCGCGCTGCTCGTCGCTTTCGTCATCATCGTCGTTACCTTGATCGTCGATGTCGTCGCCTTCGCTGTCGATCCGCGTCAGACGATTGGCGCGGGGAGGGGAGCCTGA
- a CDS encoding ABC transporter substrate-binding protein, with translation MHIARIPRTAATLASVAAMMCATLASCAPSAGGAAKSASREGTIAVGLPGSLSTLDTAHETGIINYYVAQVVSEGLLAVGKDGQLIPAIASAYHTDDAQTWVFDIRPDALFQDGNPVTIDDVLFSIDIAKDPDKSPSSAVYWPAGVQAEQSGDNQITITLPAPAVNFGWTVTANGGLWITEKSFYEAAASYGSSADLIMGTGPYKAVSFQPDSKAVFEKSGTWWGGDTPAQTIEFDFFSDENARFLAQKNGTIDVATQLPIDQVSQFQGIGGVSVLTESDRSYVGLTFDQNVEPFDDIHVRKAVAHAVDRSTIVSSILKGQATAAMGIEPPDQLGSEIGELAAADTQAGLPIDSFDLDAARAELAQSKVPGGFDAELTYPSSIPDLGSAALAIADNLKQIGINLTVTSKPIEEWISEVGSGTYGLSYMSYTSTTGDPGEVAGWLLGPDNPARYDNAQVHGLIASQAAQTDPSKRVADIVEAERIAQENTIYSPLWWGKTSTAFSSRVTPTEYTPYFFMTPWASSLELAK, from the coding sequence ATGCACATCGCACGCATCCCACGAACAGCAGCCACCCTCGCCTCCGTCGCTGCCATGATGTGTGCGACCCTGGCGTCCTGCGCCCCATCCGCTGGAGGCGCGGCCAAGTCGGCGTCCCGCGAGGGAACGATCGCGGTGGGTCTGCCGGGCTCCCTGTCCACGCTGGACACCGCCCACGAAACCGGCATCATCAACTACTATGTCGCGCAGGTCGTCTCCGAAGGCCTCCTCGCCGTGGGCAAGGACGGTCAGCTGATCCCCGCGATTGCGTCCGCTTATCACACCGACGACGCCCAGACCTGGGTGTTCGACATCCGCCCCGACGCCCTGTTCCAGGACGGGAACCCCGTCACTATCGACGATGTCCTTTTCTCGATCGACATCGCCAAGGATCCCGACAAGTCCCCGTCCTCCGCGGTCTACTGGCCCGCGGGCGTCCAGGCCGAGCAAAGCGGCGACAACCAGATCACGATTACGCTGCCCGCACCCGCCGTCAACTTCGGTTGGACCGTGACCGCGAACGGCGGACTGTGGATCACCGAAAAGTCCTTCTACGAGGCGGCCGCCTCCTACGGGTCCTCCGCGGACCTCATCATGGGAACAGGCCCCTACAAGGCCGTGTCCTTCCAGCCCGACTCCAAGGCCGTCTTCGAAAAGAGTGGCACATGGTGGGGCGGGGACACGCCCGCTCAGACCATCGAGTTCGACTTCTTTTCTGACGAGAACGCGCGCTTCCTCGCGCAAAAGAACGGGACGATCGATGTCGCCACCCAGCTGCCCATCGACCAGGTGTCGCAGTTCCAGGGCATAGGCGGCGTGAGTGTCCTGACCGAGTCGGACCGCTCCTACGTGGGCCTCACGTTCGATCAAAACGTCGAGCCCTTCGACGATATCCACGTGCGCAAGGCTGTTGCCCACGCGGTCGACCGCTCCACCATCGTCTCCTCGATCCTCAAGGGACAGGCAACGGCAGCGATGGGCATCGAGCCGCCAGACCAGCTGGGCAGCGAGATCGGCGAGCTGGCAGCTGCGGACACCCAGGCGGGCCTGCCCATCGACTCCTTCGACCTGGACGCCGCGCGCGCCGAACTCGCCCAGTCCAAGGTCCCCGGTGGCTTCGACGCCGAGCTGACCTATCCCTCGTCGATCCCGGACCTGGGATCCGCCGCCCTCGCGATCGCCGACAACCTCAAGCAGATCGGCATCAACCTCACCGTCACCTCCAAGCCCATCGAAGAGTGGATCTCCGAGGTTGGCAGCGGCACCTACGGCCTGTCCTACATGAGCTACACTTCCACGACCGGCGACCCGGGCGAGGTGGCCGGGTGGCTCCTCGGCCCCGATAATCCCGCGCGCTACGACAACGCGCAGGTCCACGGACTGATCGCCTCCCAGGCCGCCCAGACCGACCCGAGCAAACGCGTCGCTGACATCGTCGAGGCGGAGCGCATCGCTCAGGAGAATACGATCTACTCGCCGCTGTGGTGGGGCAAGACCTCGACTGCCTTCTCCTCGCGCGTCACCCCGACGGAGTACACGCCCTACTTCTTCATGACCCCATGGGCCTCCTCCCTGGAGCTGGCCAAGTAG